The DNA sequence CGAAGGGAATAAGGCAGGAAACTAATATCAGTCCGGTGGTCTTAGGTTTCCATTTTTGTGCAATACTGGTGCTAATTGTGTTTAGCAGGAATAGTAAAAAAAGTGCTCCGTGAGTTGGGCCCAACATTTTTGTTAATGAATCATCAAGGAACCAATACTTTATCGGTACCGCAATAAACACTAAGATTATAAGTGAAATCCCTTCTAGAATAGCCATTATTCTAAGCCTCCCCATGTTTGTTTCTAACAGCTGTAAAATCATTATTTTAAGTCTTTAATTATCCGAGCTTGTCTGAGATTTGTCGTTCAATCAGCATTATTGCTATCCTTACCTAAAATAGGGTCGGCTGGCAAAAGGCGAAAATGGCCATGGAATAGCGATCAATAGGATGAGTAATGCCACAGTAAACCAAATCATCATCGTCTTAAATTTTTCCGTATCACTTTCTTTTCTTTTGGCAAAAGCTGACCCGATGGTAATGAGTATAATAGCTAATAACATCAAGGAACTATGCAATAACCCGAAAAACAAAAGCTGCATATCCTGAATTGCTGTTTTGAAGTTCGCAAAAAAGTATTTTATTAATGGGCTTTGAAAATAGAGGATCATACCGATCATTAACTGAATATGTGCTATCGTAGCAGTCCAATGCCGTACCGCATTATCTATTTTTGAAAAAGTAGATTTGGTGAGATAGCCCCTGTACGCTCTGTAAATGGCTAGTAGCAGACTTGCTAAAACAAGCCATCGCAATGAATTGTGATAAAATGTGAGTGTTTGATACATGTTATAAAATACTAATCGGTATGTTTTAGATTAAAAAAAACTGATTTACAAGTTTGAGAACTGATTCCCTATCGGGAACTATTTAATGAAACATCATCCTACTTAATTTTAAAAACTCCTTTCCATTCATGATGATGTAATCATTAACACGTTTTGCACCTATGCAAATCATCTTGAAGACGTAATACATTTCAAATGTACACTAAAAACATACTAATAAGTATGTTTTTAGTGTAAAAAATCATTTTAATCCATTTAAATAAACTTTAAGCTCCTTTAAATAAGTTAAATACACTTTTTTACTATTCTCCAGCTTTCCAAAATTTCGGATACCCCAATATCCAGACATCACGAAAAAAGTAACCTGCTTCGCATTGACATCATGGCGTATATGACCCGATTTTTTTCCACGTTCAATCATGCCTGTCATAATCTTAATCCATTCTTGTGTTATCTCTTGCAATGCTTTACTAAAATCTTGATTCCATGGCGTCATTTCTTGTGTAAAGTTGGCGGCCGGACAGCCATACTCTACTTTCAGAAAATCGTTTTCGAGCAATAGATGGTGTATCAGGTTGTAAATAGCATCTAATGGGTTTTTTGTGTTTTGCAATGATTTAGCAAAACTTTGTGTCAATGCAGGCTTCATGAGTTCATGTATGATAGCCAATCCCATTTCATCTTTATTTTTGAAATGGTAATAGAATGCTCCCTTTGTTACCTGAGTCGTGGCTAATATCTCGTCAATACTCGCATTCTGATATCCTCTTGCATAAATCAGATCAAACGATTTTTGCAAAATATTCAATCGTGTAGCTTCTGCTTTCTTCATATTTAGATACTGCTCAGTATTTTTTTACAAATTAAACAAATTAAAATGGAAAAACGCTATGGATTAATTGGGTATGTTTTTATTGAGCCACTGTACCTGAATATGGACAGTCTGTGTTCATATTCAAACACAAAAACAAATAAACACCTATATATTAGAATATTACATGATTTTTGTTTTTTGGATCATTGGAATATAGTTACCGATCATGGGTATACACATTTTATATTGCTGATCCGTCGAACTACTTAAACAGGTAACACGACGTTAAGGAATTATTTAAAAACAGCTTGGTAATTTCATACATATTG is a window from the Sphingobacterium sp. lm-10 genome containing:
- a CDS encoding DUF3817 domain-containing protein, producing MILQLLETNMGRLRIMAILEGISLIILVFIAVPIKYWFLDDSLTKMLGPTHGALFLLFLLNTISTSIAQKWKPKTTGLILVSCLIPFGTFYVDHKFLKKIDKR
- a CDS encoding TetR/AcrR family transcriptional regulator, translated to MKKAEATRLNILQKSFDLIYARGYQNASIDEILATTQVTKGAFYYHFKNKDEMGLAIIHELMKPALTQSFAKSLQNTKNPLDAIYNLIHHLLLENDFLKVEYGCPAANFTQEMTPWNQDFSKALQEITQEWIKIMTGMIERGKKSGHIRHDVNAKQVTFFVMSGYWGIRNFGKLENSKKVYLTYLKELKVYLNGLK